The proteins below are encoded in one region of Streptomyces ficellus:
- a CDS encoding uracil-xanthine permease family protein: MNLGVRWTLHGDGRTPAPGAVVRPDERLSWPRTVGLGAQHVVAMFGASFVAPVLMGLDPNLAIMMSGVATVIFLLATRGKVPSYLGCSLSFVGVAATIRASGGDSATVTGAVLVVGVVLFLAGLAVRRFGARIIHAAMPPIVTGAVVMLIGFNLAPVTASTYWPQDQWTALLVMLFTGLAVVCLRGFWSRVAIALGLVFGYALSWVLDLTFGKIHSPLGGPEAVDHWRLDLSGVAKADWVGLPSFHAPAFEWSAILVALPVVIALVAENAGHVKAVGEMTGDPLDDKLGTAIAADGAASVLSTAVGGPPNTTYSENIGVMAATRVYSTAAYWAAAGFALLFGLCPKFGAVVAAIPGGVLGGITVILYGMIGLLGAQIWINAGVDLRNPLNLVPAAAGIIIGVGGVSLKITDNFELGGIALGTIVVITGYHVLRAFAPAHLKEQEPLLDSGTSSYESDSGGGGKGEGTGDDGQPVARS, from the coding sequence ATGAACCTCGGCGTGCGCTGGACCCTGCACGGCGACGGACGGACACCCGCTCCCGGAGCCGTCGTCCGACCCGACGAGCGGCTCTCGTGGCCCCGGACGGTCGGGCTCGGCGCGCAGCACGTGGTGGCGATGTTCGGCGCGTCGTTCGTGGCGCCGGTCCTGATGGGGCTCGACCCCAACCTGGCGATCATGATGTCGGGTGTCGCGACGGTGATCTTCCTCCTGGCGACGCGCGGCAAGGTGCCCAGCTACCTGGGCTGTTCCCTGTCGTTCGTCGGCGTGGCCGCGACCATCCGGGCGTCCGGCGGTGACAGCGCCACCGTCACCGGGGCGGTCCTGGTGGTCGGCGTCGTGCTGTTCCTCGCGGGGCTCGCGGTACGGCGGTTCGGCGCGCGGATCATCCACGCGGCGATGCCGCCGATCGTGACGGGCGCGGTCGTGATGCTGATCGGGTTCAACCTGGCGCCGGTGACGGCGTCGACGTACTGGCCGCAGGACCAGTGGACCGCGCTGCTGGTGATGCTGTTCACCGGCCTGGCCGTCGTCTGCCTGCGCGGTTTCTGGTCACGGGTGGCGATCGCCCTGGGGCTGGTCTTCGGGTACGCGCTGTCGTGGGTGCTGGACCTGACGTTCGGCAAGATCCACTCGCCACTCGGCGGCCCCGAGGCGGTCGACCACTGGCGCCTGGACCTCTCCGGCGTGGCCAAGGCCGACTGGGTGGGGCTGCCGTCGTTCCACGCCCCGGCCTTCGAGTGGTCGGCGATCCTCGTGGCGCTGCCGGTCGTCATCGCTCTGGTCGCGGAGAACGCGGGGCACGTCAAGGCGGTCGGCGAGATGACGGGCGACCCGCTCGACGACAAGCTGGGCACCGCCATCGCCGCGGACGGCGCCGCCTCGGTCCTGTCGACGGCGGTGGGCGGCCCGCCGAACACCACGTACTCGGAGAACATCGGCGTCATGGCCGCCACCCGGGTCTATTCGACGGCCGCCTACTGGGCCGCCGCCGGCTTCGCGCTGCTGTTCGGCCTGTGCCCCAAGTTCGGCGCGGTCGTCGCCGCGATTCCGGGCGGGGTGCTGGGCGGGATCACCGTCATCCTGTACGGGATGATCGGTCTGCTGGGCGCGCAGATCTGGATCAACGCGGGGGTCGACCTGCGCAACCCGCTCAACCTCGTGCCGGCCGCCGCGGGCATCATCATCGGCGTCGGCGGCGTGAGCCTGAAGATCACCGACAACTTCGAGCTGGGCGGCATCGCGCTGGGCACGATCGTCGTCATCACGGGCTATCACGTCCTGCGCGCCTTCGCCCCCGCGCACCTCAAGGAGCAGGAGCCGCTGCTGGACTCCGGCACCAGCTCCTACGAGAGCGACAGCGGGGGCGGCGGCAAGGGCGAAGGCACGGGCGACGACGGTCAGCCGGTCGCCAGGTCGTAG
- a CDS encoding MFS transporter encodes MGGDVTYGKERLRRARFAIAAVFCVHGAVTGSFATRIPWIQDHADVGAGQLGLALAFPALGASAAMPLAGAISHRFGARAALRGLLVLWTLSLVLPSFAPNVYTLCGALFVYGATSGMSDVAMNALGVETENRLDKSIMSSLHGMWSAGALIGSAAGTLAAHLGTDARLHHVVAALVLTALGLLFCQGVLDLRSAPDEEPPPRFTLPPRSALVIGAVGFCGVFAEGASLDWSAVYLRDELGTSAGLAAASTTAFALTMAVARLVGDRVVDRFGAVRTTRVGGVAATAGGLLVVVAPHPAVAMAGFALLGLGVAVVVPLAFAAAGRSGPNPSQAIAGVATITYTSGLIAPSAIGAVADLTSLTVSFGLVTLLALGLVLGAGVLRTGERAVAAERTPR; translated from the coding sequence ATGGGAGGGGACGTGACGTACGGCAAGGAACGGCTCCGGCGGGCCAGGTTCGCCATCGCCGCCGTCTTCTGCGTGCACGGCGCCGTGACCGGCAGTTTCGCCACCCGGATCCCCTGGATCCAGGACCACGCCGACGTCGGCGCCGGGCAGCTGGGCCTCGCGCTGGCCTTCCCGGCGCTGGGCGCGTCGGCGGCGATGCCGCTGGCCGGCGCGATCAGCCACCGCTTCGGCGCCCGGGCGGCGCTGCGCGGGCTGCTGGTGCTGTGGACCCTGTCGCTGGTCCTGCCCTCCTTCGCGCCCAACGTCTACACCCTCTGCGGAGCGCTCTTCGTGTACGGGGCGACCTCCGGCATGTCCGACGTGGCGATGAACGCGCTGGGCGTCGAGACCGAGAACCGGCTCGACAAGTCGATCATGTCCAGCCTGCACGGCATGTGGAGCGCCGGAGCCCTCATCGGGTCGGCCGCGGGCACGCTCGCCGCGCACCTGGGCACCGACGCCCGGCTGCACCACGTGGTCGCGGCGCTCGTGCTCACCGCGCTCGGGCTCCTCTTCTGCCAGGGCGTACTGGACCTGCGCAGCGCCCCCGACGAGGAGCCGCCGCCCCGGTTCACGCTGCCGCCCAGGTCGGCGCTGGTGATCGGCGCGGTCGGGTTCTGCGGGGTGTTCGCCGAGGGCGCGAGCCTGGACTGGTCGGCCGTCTACCTGCGCGACGAGCTCGGTACGTCGGCGGGCCTCGCGGCCGCGTCGACCACCGCGTTCGCCCTGACGATGGCGGTGGCCCGGCTGGTGGGCGACCGGGTCGTGGACCGGTTCGGCGCGGTACGGACGACCCGGGTCGGGGGCGTGGCGGCGACCGCGGGCGGCCTCCTGGTGGTCGTCGCGCCGCACCCGGCGGTGGCGATGGCGGGCTTCGCGCTCCTGGGTCTGGGCGTGGCCGTCGTCGTACCGCTGGCGTTCGCGGCGGCCGGACGCAGCGGGCCGAACCCGAGCCAGGCGATCGCGGGCGTCGCGACCATCACGTACACCTCGGGTCTCATCGCCCCGTCGGCGATCGGCGCGGTGGCCGACCTGACGTCGCTCACCGTCTCCTTCGGCCTGGTGACGCTGCTGGCCCTCGGCCTGGTGCTCGGCGCGGGCGTGCTGCGCACGGGCGAGCGCGCGGTAGCGGCGGAACGCACCCCGCGCTGA
- a CDS encoding ROK family transcriptional regulator, which produces MPASPSTARAINDRLALRLLQDQGPLTAGQLKDLTGLSRPTVADLVERLQDSGLVRVVGEAGAERRGPNARLYGIVADRAHLAALDVRTTSVSVVVTDLLGATLAEASLPMEGHSDGPALERAVAVLERTVERAGVRRLHSVGIGAPGLIDPATGELRDSASLPAWHRRLVPALQERLHARVLVENETNLAAVAELREGAARDRDTFVLLWLGHGVGAAVLLDGRLRRGASGGAGEIGFLPVPGTGSLPSATGCAGGFHALAGSSAIRALAGEYGVEHAPGDEGGEPAGAVAVRAALAAGADDFLDALADRLALGAAAVSAVLDPGCVVLGGEAGHAGGPGLAARVETRLAALSPLRTEVRAGALGGAAVLRGALLTVRDAAQDELFGPSR; this is translated from the coding sequence ATGCCCGCATCACCCAGCACCGCACGGGCCATCAACGACCGCCTCGCCCTGCGGCTCCTCCAGGACCAGGGCCCGTTGACGGCCGGTCAGCTCAAGGACCTGACGGGCCTCTCCCGGCCGACCGTCGCCGACCTCGTCGAGCGGCTCCAGGACTCCGGGCTGGTGCGGGTGGTCGGGGAAGCGGGCGCCGAACGCCGTGGACCCAACGCCCGGTTGTACGGGATCGTCGCCGACCGTGCGCACCTCGCCGCCCTCGACGTACGCACCACCAGTGTCTCCGTCGTCGTCACCGACCTGCTGGGCGCCACCCTGGCCGAGGCCTCCCTGCCCATGGAGGGGCACAGCGACGGGCCGGCCCTGGAGCGCGCGGTGGCGGTGCTGGAGCGGACGGTGGAGCGAGCCGGGGTGCGGCGGCTGCACAGCGTCGGCATCGGCGCGCCCGGTCTCATCGACCCCGCCACGGGCGAGCTGCGCGACTCGGCCAGCCTGCCGGCCTGGCACCGGCGGCTCGTTCCGGCCCTTCAGGAACGGCTGCACGCGCGCGTGCTCGTGGAGAACGAGACCAACCTCGCGGCGGTGGCGGAGCTGCGGGAGGGCGCCGCGCGGGACCGGGACACCTTCGTCCTGCTGTGGCTGGGTCATGGCGTCGGCGCGGCCGTACTGCTCGACGGGCGGCTGCGGCGCGGGGCGTCGGGCGGCGCCGGCGAGATCGGGTTCCTGCCGGTGCCGGGGACCGGCTCGCTGCCGTCGGCCACCGGCTGCGCCGGCGGCTTCCACGCCCTGGCCGGCTCGTCGGCCATCCGGGCGCTGGCGGGGGAGTACGGGGTGGAGCACGCCCCCGGCGACGAGGGCGGCGAACCGGCCGGCGCGGTGGCCGTCCGGGCCGCCCTGGCCGCCGGGGCGGACGACTTCCTGGACGCCCTCGCCGACCGGCTGGCCCTCGGGGCGGCCGCCGTCAGCGCCGTGCTCGACCCGGGCTGCGTCGTCCTGGGCGGCGAGGCGGGCCACGCGGGCGGCCCCGGTCTGGCGGCCCGCGTCGAGACCCGGCTGGCCGCCCTGTCCCCGCTGCGCACCGAGGTGCGGGCCGGTGCGCTGGGCGGCGCGGCCGTGCTGCGGGGCGCGCTGCTCACCGTCCGCGACGCCGCCCAGGACGAGCTCTTCGGCCCGTCCCGGTGA
- a CDS encoding SDR family oxidoreductase, protein MNTTLVTGGTGTLGRHVTELLRAAGHEVRVLSRSTQPYAVDLREGGAGLDRALAGVGTVVHCASSPRGGDEQAAHNLIGAARRAGAGHLVYISIVGVDRVPLGYYRTKLAVERLIEDSGLGWTVLRTTQFHDLLLRLFQGVGKLPVMPLPAGVSDQPVEVTEVAARLAALAAGAPSGRVTDMGGPEVRTLPDLARAYLRAAGLRRPVVGVPLAGAAYRGFRAGGHLTPGRAVGRGTFEDFLARRFTA, encoded by the coding sequence ATGAACACGACCCTGGTGACCGGCGGGACCGGCACGCTCGGCAGGCACGTCACGGAGCTGCTCCGGGCGGCCGGGCACGAGGTGCGGGTGCTGAGCCGGAGCACACAGCCGTACGCCGTCGACCTGCGCGAGGGCGGTGCGGGCCTCGACCGGGCGCTCGCCGGCGTGGGCACGGTCGTGCACTGCGCGTCCAGCCCGCGCGGCGGGGACGAACAGGCGGCACACAACCTGATCGGGGCCGCCCGGCGGGCCGGGGCGGGCCACCTGGTCTACATCTCGATCGTGGGCGTGGACCGCGTGCCGCTCGGCTACTACCGCACGAAACTGGCCGTGGAACGGCTGATCGAGGACTCCGGCCTGGGCTGGACGGTCCTGCGCACGACCCAGTTCCACGACCTGCTGCTCAGGCTCTTCCAGGGCGTGGGCAAGCTGCCGGTGATGCCGCTGCCGGCGGGCGTCAGCGACCAGCCCGTGGAGGTAACCGAGGTCGCCGCCCGCCTCGCCGCACTGGCGGCGGGCGCGCCTTCGGGCAGGGTCACGGACATGGGAGGACCCGAGGTACGGACGCTTCCGGACCTGGCCCGCGCCTACCTGCGGGCGGCGGGGCTCAGGCGCCCGGTGGTGGGCGTGCCGCTGGCGGGCGCGGCGTACCGCGGGTTCCGGGCGGGCGGGCACCTGACGCCCGGGCGGGCGGTGGGGCGGGGCACGTTCGAGGACTTCCTGGCGCGCCGCTTCACCGCGTGA